A window from Peromyscus eremicus chromosome 1, PerEre_H2_v1, whole genome shotgun sequence encodes these proteins:
- the LOC131916229 gene encoding olfactory receptor 52H1 — MIAFNVSSYNPGPFVLVGIPGLEQFHVWIGIPFCVIYIVAVMGNCVLLYLITVERSLHEPMFFFLSMLAMTDLILSTAGVPKTLSIFWMGAREITFPGCLTQMFFLHYSFVLDSAILMAMAFDRYVAICSPLRYATILTPKTVIKIVVGISFRSFCIILPDVFLLTRLPFCRTRIIPHTYCEHIGVARLACADISINIWYGFCVPIMTVISDVVLIAISYTLILCAVFRLPSRDARQKALGTCGSHVCVILMFYTPAFFSILAHRFGHNVSLTFHIMFANLYIVIPPAMNPIVYGVKTKQIRDKVILLFSAKSTES, encoded by the coding sequence ATGATTGCCTTTAATGTGAGCAGTTACAACCCAGGGCCCTTCGTTTTGGTGGGGATCCCGGGCCTGGAGCAATTCCATGTGTGGATTGGCATTCCCTTCTGTGTGATCTACATCGTAGCTGTGATGGGAAACTGTGTACTTCTCTACCTCATCACAGTGGAACGGAGCCTTCATGaacccatgtttttttttctgtccatgcTGGCAATGACTGATCTCATCTTGTCCACAGCTGGTGTGCCTAAAACACTCAGTATCTTTTGGATGGGGGCTCGAGAAATCACATTCCCAGGCTGCCTGACACAGATGTTCTTTCTCCACTATAGCTTTGTCCTGGACTCCGCCATTCTAATGGCCATGGCATTTGATCGCTATGTGGCTATCTGTTCACCCTTGAGATATGCTACCATCTTGACTCCCAAGACTGTTATCAAGATTGTTGTGGGCATCTCCTTTCGAAGCTTCTGTATCATCTTGCCAGATGTATTTTTGTTGACACGCTTACCTTTCTGTAGGACACGCATCATACCTCACACATACTGTGAACACATTGGTGTTGCCCGGCTGGCATGTGCAGATATCTCCATCAACATCTGGTATGGATTTTGTGTTCCCATCATGACAGTCATCTCAGATGTGGTCCTCATTGCCATCTCCTACACCCTCATCCTATGTGCTGTTTTTCGCCTCCCCTCCCGAGATGCACGCCAGAAGGCCTTGGGCACCTGTGGTTCTCATGTCTGTGTCATTCTCATGTTTTACACACCTGCCTTTTTCTCCATCCTTGCTCATCGCTTTGGACACAATGTCTCCCTCACATTCCACATCATGTTCGCCAATCTCTACATTGTTATTCCACCAGCAATGAACCCCATTGTCTATGGAGTGAAAACCAAGCAGATCAGAGATAAggtcattcttttattttctgccaAGAGCACAGAAAGTTGA